The Stenotrophomonas sp. ZAC14D1_NAIMI4_1 DNA segment GGTCATCGGGCCGACGCCTTCCACGGTGGGATACACCGGGTCGAGGCGATCGCCGAGTTCGGGGTCGTCGTTGCGGCCCAGCACCTGGTAGCTGGGGTGGACGATTTCCAGGCCGAGGTGGCCCGGCTTGGGCGTGCCGAAGCAGCGCAGCCGATTGCCCACCGCGAACTGCCCAACCTGCTGCTGGCGGAAGTGGAAGAAGCGCAGCACCAGTGTGCCCTGCCCTTCGTCTTCCACCGCGACCTTCAGCATCGGCCGGTACCGCATGCCGCGTTCGACCGCGGTGACCCGCACTTCCACCTGCGCCGGAACGCCCGAACGCAGGTCTTCGATACGGGTCAGCCGGGTGCGATCCTCATAGCGCAGCGGCAGGTGCAGCCACAGATCCTGCAGGGTGGCCAGGCCACGCGCCTGCAGTTTGGCGGCCACGGCCGGACCCACGCCGGCAAGCATCGCCAGGGATGCTTCGCCGGACGGTGACAGTGCCGGGGTGACCGCCGCCTTGCGTGCCACGGGTGGGTCAGTCGATGACCATCACCGCGTCGACCTCGAAGTTGGCACCCTTGGGCAGGCCGGAGACTTCGATGGTGGAACGGGCCGGGAACGGGGCCTGGAAGTAGTCCTGCATGACGGCGTTGACCTTGGCGAACTCGGCCAGGTCGGTCAGGTACAGGCCCAGGCGCACGACCTTGTCCAGCGAACCGCCGGCGGCTTCGGCCACGGCCTTGAGGTTGTCGAAGGCGCGGCGGGCCTGCGCTTCGACGTCACCGGCGCCGACGATGTCGCCGGTGGCCGGGTCCAGCGGAATCTGGCCGGAGAAGTACACGGTGTTGCCGGCGCGCACGGCCTGCGAGTACGGGCCGATGG contains these protein-coding regions:
- a CDS encoding RidA family protein, whose translation is MSRQIINTEKAPAAIGPYSQAVRAGNTVYFSGQIPLDPATGDIVGAGDVEAQARRAFDNLKAVAEAAGGSLDKVVRLGLYLTDLAEFAKVNAVMQDYFQAPFPARSTIEVSGLPKGANFEVDAVMVID